From the Phycisphaeraceae bacterium genome, one window contains:
- a CDS encoding DUF1294 domain-containing protein, with protein sequence MPIEARVYLVVVGVLGVVVFVLYALDKRAAVKGRARTTEGTLHLLELMGGWVGAMIARRLLRHKSRKVSFRVVSWLIVVAHVGLMVGWWWMRYGR encoded by the coding sequence GTGGTGGTGGGTGTATTGGGGGTGGTGGTGTTTGTGTTGTATGCGTTGGACAAGCGTGCGGCGGTGAAGGGGAGGGCGCGGACGACTGAGGGTACGTTGCATCTGTTGGAGCTGATGGGGGGTTGGGTTGGGGCGATGATTGCGCGGCGGTTGCTGCGGCACAAGAGTCGGAAGGTGTCGTTTCGGGTTGTGTCGTGGTTGATTGTGGTGGCGCATGTGGGTTTGATGGTGGGGTGGTGGTGGATGCGTTATGGTCGTTGA